One Mangifera indica cultivar Alphonso chromosome 4, CATAS_Mindica_2.1, whole genome shotgun sequence genomic region harbors:
- the LOC123214571 gene encoding serine/threonine-protein kinase STY13-like codes for MEKIDLKKMDEQLSRLYNRTPWKLQKSTEISEEFRQKGKLEEEWEIDPSKLIIEEVIGRGAYACVHRGHYNGQEVAVKIIDWGEEVPRTKDKIESLRVAFKQEVSLWHNLNHPNITKFIGATMGASKLHTRIDDEIRIPCNNLYCVSEYLPGGTLRSYLIKNRRKKLPFKIFKQLGLDLARGLSYLHSKKIVHRDIKTENLLLDKNHTLKITDFGVSRFQAVNPNDMTGNTGTIGYMAPEVLNSEPYDRKCDVYSFGICLWEIYCCHRPYYNFNFQLTTAVVDQNLRPEIPKSCPEALAQVMRRCWDADPNKRPEMEEVVAMLEAIDVHTHHKHGCFCFRSQ; via the exons ATGGAGAAGATTGATCTGAAGAAGATGGATGAGCAGCTTTCAAGACTTTATAACCGAACGCCATGGAAACTACAGAAAAGCACAGAGATTTCGGAGGAGTTTAGACAGAAAGGGAAACTCGAAGAAGAGTGGGAAATTGATCCCAGTAAACTTATCATAGAAGAAGTCATTGGTCGAGGCGCCTATGCTTGTGTCCACAGAGGCCATTACAATGGCCAAGAAGTTGCAG TTAAAATTATTGACTGGGGAGAGGAGGTTCCAAGGACGAAAGACAAAATAGAATCACTAAGGGTGGCTTTCAAACAGGAGGTTTCTCTTTGGCATAATCTTAATCATCCTAACATTACAAAG TTCATAGGTGCTACGATGGGCGCATCAAAGCTTCATACTCGGATTGATGATGAAATTAGAATTCCATGTAATAACTTGTATTGTGTTTCTGAGTATCTTCCTGGAGGTACTTTGAGGTCTTACTTGATAAAGAACCGGAGAAAGAAATTGCCTTTCAAGATTTTCAAACAATTGGGTCTAGATCTTGCAAGAGG CTTGAGTTACCTTCATTCCAAGAAGATTGTCCACAGAGATATAAAGACAGAAAATTTGCTTCTTGACAAGAATCATACACTCAAAATAACTGACTTTGGAGTGTCTCGATTTCAAGCTGTAAATCCTAATGACATGACAGGCAATACTGGAACTATTGGGTATATGGCTCCAGAG GTTCTAAATAGTGAACCATACGACAGGAAATGTGATGTGTACAGTTTTGGAATTTGCTTGTGGGAGATTTATTGTTGTCACAGGCCTTATTATAATTTCAACTTCCAATTGACAACAGCTGTGGTGGATCAG AATTTGAGGCCAGAAATACCCAAAAGTTGCCCGGAAGCTCTAGCACAAGTGATGCGGCGATGCTGGGACGCAGACCCCAACAAAAGACCAGAGATGGAAGAAGTGGTTGCCATGCTTGAAGCCATTGACGTCCACACTCATCATAAGCATGGCTGCTTCTGCTTTCGGAGCCAGTAA
- the LOC123214570 gene encoding ubiquitin-like-specific protease 1D isoform X3 encodes MVTIRAELFPLILPSAVGVACPTVLLTSRHLILKDAFEVPPSKFSRHKKGLTLVLLDEDEIEESTVGAVEITKQANKLAECEWDAMINYPSRDDPESVEISYKDIDHLAPEAFLTSSIMNFYIRYLQQQSSPTNRAIWDCHFFNTYFYQKLKEAVSHKGSEKDSFIKFRRWWKGVNIFQKAYIFIPIHEDLHWSLVIICIPDKEDESEPILLHLDSLGLHSSKSIFGNIRSYLKEEWNFLNLEISPSDIPIPERIWRHLPSCIDERKIVVPQQKNDYDCGLFVLFFMERFIEEAPERLKRKDLAMFGKRWFKAEEASGLRVKIRNLLEKEFQVARESCRSRESSSSSGGAVG; translated from the exons ATGGTGACCATAAGGGCAGAGCTTTTTCCACTTATTCTTCCTTCCGCAGTGGGGGTAGCCTGTCCAACTGTTTTACTGACAAGTAGGCATTTAATTTT GAAGGATGCATTTGAGGTTCcaccatcaaaattttcaaggcaTAAGAAG GGACTGACCCTTGTGCTCCTTGATGAGGATGAAATTGAAGAGTCAACTGTGGGAGCTGTAGAGATAACAAAGCAAGCAAACAAGCTTGCTGAATG TGAGTGGGATGCTATGATCAACTACCCATCGAG GGATGACCCAGAATCTGTTGAAATTTCTTACAAGGATATAGATCACCTTGCTCCTGAAGCTTTTCTGACATCTTCAATTATGAACTTTTACATTCG GTATTTACAGCAGCAATCATCCCCGACAAATAGGGCCATATGGGATTGCCATTTTTTCAACACATATTTTTACCAGAAACTCAAGGAGGCTGTATCACACAAG GGCAGTGAAAAGGATTCTTTTATCAAGTTCCGGAGGTGGTGGAAGGGTGTCAATATATTTCAGAAggcatatatatttattcctATACATGAAGA TCTTCATTGGAGCTTGGTGATTATCTGTATCCCAGACAAGGAAGATGAATCAGAGCCAATTTTACTTCATTTGGATTCCTTGGGTCTTCACTCAAGCAAGTCAATTTTTGGTAACATCAGAAG CTATCTTAAAGAAGAATGGAACTTTTTGAATCTAGAAATTTCTCCTTCAGATATTCCAATTCCTGAAAGAATATGGAGACATCTTCCTAGTTGTATTGATGAGCGAAAAATTGTG GTTCCCcaacaaaaaaatgattatGATTGTGGTCTCTTTGTACTTTTCTTTATGGAGCGCTTCATTGAAGAGGCCCCAGAAAGGCTGAAGAGGAAAGACCTTGCAAtg TTTGGAAAGCGATGGTTTAAAGCTGAAGAGGCCTCGGGTTTGAGAGTGAAAATACGGAATTTACTTGAGAAAGAATTTCAAGTTGCCAGAGAGAGCTGTCGTAGTAGGGAATCGTCGTCATCTTCAGGTGGTGCTGTAGGCTGA
- the LOC123214570 gene encoding ubiquitin-like-specific protease 1D isoform X2, whose protein sequence is MCTFIWLFRACLDVDQFEKSSKPTNSGASLGLRHRTTYSEVRSQSSFAIVFGEKMEDKEWKDAFEVPPSKFSRHKKGLTLVLLDEDEIEESTVGAVEITKQANKLAECEWDAMINYPSRDDPESVEISYKDIDHLAPEAFLTSSIMNFYIRYLQQQSSPTNRAIWDCHFFNTYFYQKLKEAVSHKGSEKDSFIKFRRWWKGVNIFQKAYIFIPIHEDLHWSLVIICIPDKEDESEPILLHLDSLGLHSSKSIFGNIRSYLKEEWNFLNLEISPSDIPIPERIWRHLPSCIDERKIVVPQQKNDYDCGLFVLFFMERFIEEAPERLKRKDLAMFGKRWFKAEEASGLRVKIRNLLEKEFQVARESCRSRESSSSSGGAVG, encoded by the exons ATGTGCACTTTCATTTGGTTATTTAGAGCCTGTTTG GATGTTGATCAGTTCGAGAAGTCCTCAAAACCCACAAACTCAG GTGCTTCTCTTGGCTTGAGACACAGGACCACATACTCTGAAGTCCGATCGCAATCCTCATTTGCAATTGTTTTTGGTGAAAAGATGGAGGATAAGGAATG GAAGGATGCATTTGAGGTTCcaccatcaaaattttcaaggcaTAAGAAG GGACTGACCCTTGTGCTCCTTGATGAGGATGAAATTGAAGAGTCAACTGTGGGAGCTGTAGAGATAACAAAGCAAGCAAACAAGCTTGCTGAATG TGAGTGGGATGCTATGATCAACTACCCATCGAG GGATGACCCAGAATCTGTTGAAATTTCTTACAAGGATATAGATCACCTTGCTCCTGAAGCTTTTCTGACATCTTCAATTATGAACTTTTACATTCG GTATTTACAGCAGCAATCATCCCCGACAAATAGGGCCATATGGGATTGCCATTTTTTCAACACATATTTTTACCAGAAACTCAAGGAGGCTGTATCACACAAG GGCAGTGAAAAGGATTCTTTTATCAAGTTCCGGAGGTGGTGGAAGGGTGTCAATATATTTCAGAAggcatatatatttattcctATACATGAAGA TCTTCATTGGAGCTTGGTGATTATCTGTATCCCAGACAAGGAAGATGAATCAGAGCCAATTTTACTTCATTTGGATTCCTTGGGTCTTCACTCAAGCAAGTCAATTTTTGGTAACATCAGAAG CTATCTTAAAGAAGAATGGAACTTTTTGAATCTAGAAATTTCTCCTTCAGATATTCCAATTCCTGAAAGAATATGGAGACATCTTCCTAGTTGTATTGATGAGCGAAAAATTGTG GTTCCCcaacaaaaaaatgattatGATTGTGGTCTCTTTGTACTTTTCTTTATGGAGCGCTTCATTGAAGAGGCCCCAGAAAGGCTGAAGAGGAAAGACCTTGCAAtg TTTGGAAAGCGATGGTTTAAAGCTGAAGAGGCCTCGGGTTTGAGAGTGAAAATACGGAATTTACTTGAGAAAGAATTTCAAGTTGCCAGAGAGAGCTGTCGTAGTAGGGAATCGTCGTCATCTTCAGGTGGTGCTGTAGGCTGA
- the LOC123214570 gene encoding ubiquitin-like-specific protease 1D isoform X1: MRDCMVVKAFDKELSTMGHCGRRKMRANTQLSQVERKDRSSSGRFPVECPSGLSCKIDKSTYSNGDHKGRAFSTYSSFRSGGSLSNCFTDKKDAFEVPPSKFSRHKKGLTLVLLDEDEIEESTVGAVEITKQANKLAECEWDAMINYPSRDDPESVEISYKDIDHLAPEAFLTSSIMNFYIRYLQQQSSPTNRAIWDCHFFNTYFYQKLKEAVSHKGSEKDSFIKFRRWWKGVNIFQKAYIFIPIHEDLHWSLVIICIPDKEDESEPILLHLDSLGLHSSKSIFGNIRSYLKEEWNFLNLEISPSDIPIPERIWRHLPSCIDERKIVVPQQKNDYDCGLFVLFFMERFIEEAPERLKRKDLAMFGKRWFKAEEASGLRVKIRNLLEKEFQVARESCRSRESSSSSGGAVG, from the exons ATG aGAGATTGTATGGTAGTGAAAGCATTTGATAAAGAATTATCAACCATGGGTCATTGTGGTCGCCGAAAAATGAGAGCTAATACACAGTTATCACAAGTGGAAAGAAAAGATCGATCATCATCAGGACGATTTCCTGTTGAGTGCCCTAGTGGCCTCTCTTgtaaaattgataaatctaCTTACTCAAATGGTGACCATAAGGGCAGAGCTTTTTCCACTTATTCTTCCTTCCGCAGTGGGGGTAGCCTGTCCAACTGTTTTACTGACAA GAAGGATGCATTTGAGGTTCcaccatcaaaattttcaaggcaTAAGAAG GGACTGACCCTTGTGCTCCTTGATGAGGATGAAATTGAAGAGTCAACTGTGGGAGCTGTAGAGATAACAAAGCAAGCAAACAAGCTTGCTGAATG TGAGTGGGATGCTATGATCAACTACCCATCGAG GGATGACCCAGAATCTGTTGAAATTTCTTACAAGGATATAGATCACCTTGCTCCTGAAGCTTTTCTGACATCTTCAATTATGAACTTTTACATTCG GTATTTACAGCAGCAATCATCCCCGACAAATAGGGCCATATGGGATTGCCATTTTTTCAACACATATTTTTACCAGAAACTCAAGGAGGCTGTATCACACAAG GGCAGTGAAAAGGATTCTTTTATCAAGTTCCGGAGGTGGTGGAAGGGTGTCAATATATTTCAGAAggcatatatatttattcctATACATGAAGA TCTTCATTGGAGCTTGGTGATTATCTGTATCCCAGACAAGGAAGATGAATCAGAGCCAATTTTACTTCATTTGGATTCCTTGGGTCTTCACTCAAGCAAGTCAATTTTTGGTAACATCAGAAG CTATCTTAAAGAAGAATGGAACTTTTTGAATCTAGAAATTTCTCCTTCAGATATTCCAATTCCTGAAAGAATATGGAGACATCTTCCTAGTTGTATTGATGAGCGAAAAATTGTG GTTCCCcaacaaaaaaatgattatGATTGTGGTCTCTTTGTACTTTTCTTTATGGAGCGCTTCATTGAAGAGGCCCCAGAAAGGCTGAAGAGGAAAGACCTTGCAAtg TTTGGAAAGCGATGGTTTAAAGCTGAAGAGGCCTCGGGTTTGAGAGTGAAAATACGGAATTTACTTGAGAAAGAATTTCAAGTTGCCAGAGAGAGCTGTCGTAGTAGGGAATCGTCGTCATCTTCAGGTGGTGCTGTAGGCTGA
- the LOC123214570 gene encoding ubiquitin-like-specific protease 1D isoform X4, whose translation MRDCMVVKAFDKELSTMGHCGRRKMRANTQLSQVERKDRSSSGRFPVECPSGLSCKIDKSTYSNGDHKGRAFSTYSSFRSGGSLSNCFTDKKDAFEVPPSKFSRHKKGLTLVLLDEDEIEESTVGAVEITKQANKLAECEWDAMINYPSRDDPESVEISYKDIDHLAPEAFLTSSIMNFYIRYLQQQSSPTNRAIWDCHFFNTYFYQKLKEAVSHKGSEKDSFIKFRRWWKGVNIFQKAYIFIPIHEDLHWSLVIICIPDKEDESEPILLHLDSLGLHSSKSIFGNIRRFPNKKMIMIVVSLYFSLWSASLKRPQKG comes from the exons ATG aGAGATTGTATGGTAGTGAAAGCATTTGATAAAGAATTATCAACCATGGGTCATTGTGGTCGCCGAAAAATGAGAGCTAATACACAGTTATCACAAGTGGAAAGAAAAGATCGATCATCATCAGGACGATTTCCTGTTGAGTGCCCTAGTGGCCTCTCTTgtaaaattgataaatctaCTTACTCAAATGGTGACCATAAGGGCAGAGCTTTTTCCACTTATTCTTCCTTCCGCAGTGGGGGTAGCCTGTCCAACTGTTTTACTGACAA GAAGGATGCATTTGAGGTTCcaccatcaaaattttcaaggcaTAAGAAG GGACTGACCCTTGTGCTCCTTGATGAGGATGAAATTGAAGAGTCAACTGTGGGAGCTGTAGAGATAACAAAGCAAGCAAACAAGCTTGCTGAATG TGAGTGGGATGCTATGATCAACTACCCATCGAG GGATGACCCAGAATCTGTTGAAATTTCTTACAAGGATATAGATCACCTTGCTCCTGAAGCTTTTCTGACATCTTCAATTATGAACTTTTACATTCG GTATTTACAGCAGCAATCATCCCCGACAAATAGGGCCATATGGGATTGCCATTTTTTCAACACATATTTTTACCAGAAACTCAAGGAGGCTGTATCACACAAG GGCAGTGAAAAGGATTCTTTTATCAAGTTCCGGAGGTGGTGGAAGGGTGTCAATATATTTCAGAAggcatatatatttattcctATACATGAAGA TCTTCATTGGAGCTTGGTGATTATCTGTATCCCAGACAAGGAAGATGAATCAGAGCCAATTTTACTTCATTTGGATTCCTTGGGTCTTCACTCAAGCAAGTCAATTTTTGGTAACATCAGAAG GTTCCCcaacaaaaaaatgattatGATTGTGGTCTCTTTGTACTTTTCTTTATGGAGCGCTTCATTGAAGAGGCCCCAGAAAGGCTGA
- the LOC123213004 gene encoding RNA-binding protein 25-like isoform X1 produces the protein MADSPSSPANIEQNSKQPESDNPFIQPDQSSTSVPPQEQQSATPNPNSNQVSLPPPIQSYVPPQQVSVPPTAPSYRPVTMPAVPQFSPVQNFQNTAVQPPGVGVSGSVAVTMAPPMMPYHVVPGQLPNPALRPYAPVPNGYGVVHAPALGLPRYPAPYPAMVRPVFPPRPPGPIGVIPAVARPPVPGIPGVRPIITPVIRPAGFPVGTPAEKPETTVYVGKIASTADNDFMLSLLQVCGPVKSWKRPQHPSNGTLKGFGFCEFESAEGVLRALRLLSKFNVDGQELMLNVTQATKDYLERYVEKKTENTKKLKETHEDGAEKEDGSVQGVEKKESPKASEDLKDSETGDKENHDYSNFGIVTDEDREMDQEGSKKLKSMIEERLKANPLPPPPSQSAVDDSGVSHSEVPAKNRDGDSDVDILRNDVAADKIEDETASDSKATSEHERPETSSPDRRTYDRRSRDRDRERDLKREKEREIDRYEREAERERVRKEREQRRKIEDAEREYERCLKDWEYREREKEKERQYEKERAKERERKRKKEILYDEEDEDDDSRKRWRRSVLEDKKRKRLREKEDDFMDKIKEEEEIAEAKKRAEEEQLQQHQRDALKLLSGHEVNGTKKPALAEEYGVETKYKTAVEQDYVGDSINEKHLAGDEVLQNGTGEESMNASVSALDMRQSSNTLARKLGFGLVGSGKRAAVPSVFHEEEDDDAQKEKKMRPLVPIDYSTEELQAAQPIVSGANQPNLAAAAEFAKHISNVNSKEEKLDSERERSRRSHDRSGQREKDRSGEDNWRTRDENKGKIFDRDRDREHGLDKVKTPDNKKLLDAKQLIDMIPKTKEELFSHEINWAVYDEHELHERMRPWISKKITEFLGEEETTLVDYIVSSTQEHVKASQMLELLQTILDDEAEMFVLKMWRMLIFEIKKVETGLAVRSRS, from the exons ATGGCTGATTCGCCTTCGTCTCCGGCAAACATAGAACAAAATAGTAAGCAACCCGAGTCCGATAATCCATTTATTCAACCCGATCAATCATCTACTTCGGTACCACCGCAAGAGCAACAATCAGCGACGCCAAACCCAAATAGTAATCAGGTGTCACTGCCTCCACCGATCCAGTCTTATGTTCCTCCACAGCAAGTATCGGTGCCTCCGACGGCACCGTCGTATCGTCCGGTGACGATGCCGGCGGTGCCGCAGTTCTCTCCGGTTCAGAATTTCCAAAACACTGCCGTACAGCCGCCGGGCGTGGGCGTTAGTGGTAGCGTTGCGGTTACCATGGCGCCGCCAATGATGCCGTATCATGTTGTCCCAGGCCAGCTTCCGAATCCAGCGCTTAGGCCTTATGCACCAGTGCCGAACGGATATGGTGTCGTTCATGCTCCTGCTCTGG GTCTTCCTCGGTATCCTGCTCCATACCCAGCTATGGTTCGGCCTGTATTTCCTCCACGGCCTCCAGGACCTATTGGAGTGATTCCAGCAGTGGCACGGCCCCCTGTTCCGGGGATTCCTGGTGTTCGCCCAATTATTACACCAGTTATCAGGCCAGCTGGTTTTCCTGTTGGTACACCAGCAGAGAAACCTGAAACCACTGTTTATGTTGGCAAGATAGCATCAACTGCAGATAATGATTTTATGCTTTCTCTTCTTcag GTATGTGGACCTGTCAAGAGCTGGAAACGTCCTCAGCATCCTTCAAACGGGACACTTAAAGGCTTTGGGTTCTGTGAATTTGAGTCTGCTGAAGGGGTTCTTCGTGCATTACGATTACTGAGTAAATTTAATGTTGATGGGCAAGAACTAATG TTAAATGTTACTCAAGCAACAAAAGATTATCTGGAGCGATATGTTGAGAAGAAAACTGAAAACACAAAGAAACTCAAGGAAACTCATGAAGATGGGGCTGAAAAAGAGGATGGAAGTGTGCAAGGGGTTGAGAAAAAAGAGTCTCCCAAAGCTTCTGAAGACTTGAAGGACAGTGAAACTGGGGACAAAGAGAATCACGATTATTCCAACTTTGGGATTGTGACTGATGAGGATAGGGAAATGGACCAAGAGGGTTCAAAGAAGCTTAAAAGCATGATTGAAGAGAGGTTAAAGGCCAATCCTCTGCCTCCACCCCCTAGTCAATCAGCTGTTGATGATTCTGGGGTTTCACACTCAGAAGTGCCAGCTAAAAACAGGGATGGAGACTCTGATGTGGATATATTGAGAAATG atGTAGCTGCAGATAAAATTGAGGATGAGACAGCTAGTGATTCCAAAGCAACTAGTGAGCACGAGAGGCCTGAGACGAGCTCACCTGATAGGAGGACATATGATAGAAGAAGTAGAGATAGAGACAGAGAGCGAGATCTAAAACGAGAAAAGGAACGGGAAATTGATAGATACGAAAGGGAAGCTGAGCGAGAACGTGTTAGGAAAGAGAGAGAGCAAAGAAGGAAGATTGAGGATGCTGAGCGTGAGTATGAAAGGTGTCTTAAAGATTGGGAGTATagggaaagagaaaaagagaaagagaggcAGTATGAGAAGGAGAGGGCAAAAGAGAGGGAACGCAAACGGAAGAAAGAAATTCTttatgatgaagaagatgaagatgatgattcaCGGAAAAGATGGCGTAGGAGTGTGTTAGAagacaagaaaaggaaaaggcTAAGAGAAAAGGAGGATGATTTCATGGACAAAATtaaggaagaggaagaaattgCTGAGGCTAAGAAGAGGGCTGAGGAGGAACAGCTGCAGCAGCACCAAAGAGATGCATTGAAGCTTTTGTCTGGGCATGAAGTAAATGGAACTAAAAAACCTGCATTGGCTGAAGAATATGGTGTTGAAACCAAATATAAAACTGCTGTTGAGCAGGATTATGTGGGTGATTCCATTAATGAAAAGCATTTAGCAG GTGATGAAGTTTTACAAAATGGTACTGGTGAAGAATCAATGAATGCATCTGTTTCTGCATTGGATATGCGGCAGAGCAGTAATACCCTGGCAAGAAAGTTAGGTTTTGGTCTCGTTGGCTCTGGCAAACGAGCTGCTGTCCCTTCTGTCTTCCATGAAGAGGAGGATGATGATGCacagaaggagaagaagatgagacCCCTGGTTCCCATTGATTACTCCACTGAGGAGCTGCAGGCAGCCCAACCTATTGTTTCCGGAGCAAACCAGCCAAATTTGGCAGCGGCGGCAGAATTTGCAAAGCACATTTCAAATGTTAATTCCAAAGAAGAGAAGCTTGATTCTGAAAGAGAAAGAAGCAGGCGTTCTCATGATAGGTCAGGCCAGCGTGAGAAGGACCGGAGTGGTGAGGATAATTGGCGCACAAGGGATGAGAACAAAGGTAAGATTTTTGATCGTGATAGAGATCGGGAGCATGGGTTAGATAAGGTGAAGACACCAGATAACAAAAAACTTTTAGATGCTAAACAATTGATCGATATGATTCCAAAGACAAAAGAGGAGTTGTTTTCGCATGAGATAAATTGGGCTGTTTATGACGAG CATGAGCTGCACGAGAGAATGAGGCCGTGGATTTCAAAGAAGATAACGGAGTTTTTGGGAGAAGAAGAAACCACTCTGGTAGACTATATTGTATCCAGTACTCAAGAACATGTGAAGGCTTCTCAAATGCTAGAGTTACTGCAAACTATTTTAGATGATGAAGCTGAAATGTTTGTGCTCAAGATGTGGAGGATGCTTATCTTTGAAATTAAGAAGGTAGAGACAGGTCTAGCGGTGAGGTCAAGATCTTGA
- the LOC123213004 gene encoding RNA-binding protein 25-like isoform X2 codes for MIMNSMLLSHCFLQVICSAGDSCHACGAISNMLLMCGLPRYPAPYPAMVRPVFPPRPPGPIGVIPAVARPPVPGIPGVRPIITPVIRPAGFPVGTPAEKPETTVYVGKIASTADNDFMLSLLQVCGPVKSWKRPQHPSNGTLKGFGFCEFESAEGVLRALRLLSKFNVDGQELMLNVTQATKDYLERYVEKKTENTKKLKETHEDGAEKEDGSVQGVEKKESPKASEDLKDSETGDKENHDYSNFGIVTDEDREMDQEGSKKLKSMIEERLKANPLPPPPSQSAVDDSGVSHSEVPAKNRDGDSDVDILRNDVAADKIEDETASDSKATSEHERPETSSPDRRTYDRRSRDRDRERDLKREKEREIDRYEREAERERVRKEREQRRKIEDAEREYERCLKDWEYREREKEKERQYEKERAKERERKRKKEILYDEEDEDDDSRKRWRRSVLEDKKRKRLREKEDDFMDKIKEEEEIAEAKKRAEEEQLQQHQRDALKLLSGHEVNGTKKPALAEEYGVETKYKTAVEQDYVGDSINEKHLAGDEVLQNGTGEESMNASVSALDMRQSSNTLARKLGFGLVGSGKRAAVPSVFHEEEDDDAQKEKKMRPLVPIDYSTEELQAAQPIVSGANQPNLAAAAEFAKHISNVNSKEEKLDSERERSRRSHDRSGQREKDRSGEDNWRTRDENKGKIFDRDRDREHGLDKVKTPDNKKLLDAKQLIDMIPKTKEELFSHEINWAVYDEHELHERMRPWISKKITEFLGEEETTLVDYIVSSTQEHVKASQMLELLQTILDDEAEMFVLKMWRMLIFEIKKVETGLAVRSRS; via the exons ATGATTATGAATTCGATGCTATTGTCTCATTGTTTCCTTCAGGTTATCTGTTCAGCTGGTGATAGTTGTCATGCCTGTGGTGCCATCTCTAATATGCTTTTAATGTGTG GTCTTCCTCGGTATCCTGCTCCATACCCAGCTATGGTTCGGCCTGTATTTCCTCCACGGCCTCCAGGACCTATTGGAGTGATTCCAGCAGTGGCACGGCCCCCTGTTCCGGGGATTCCTGGTGTTCGCCCAATTATTACACCAGTTATCAGGCCAGCTGGTTTTCCTGTTGGTACACCAGCAGAGAAACCTGAAACCACTGTTTATGTTGGCAAGATAGCATCAACTGCAGATAATGATTTTATGCTTTCTCTTCTTcag GTATGTGGACCTGTCAAGAGCTGGAAACGTCCTCAGCATCCTTCAAACGGGACACTTAAAGGCTTTGGGTTCTGTGAATTTGAGTCTGCTGAAGGGGTTCTTCGTGCATTACGATTACTGAGTAAATTTAATGTTGATGGGCAAGAACTAATG TTAAATGTTACTCAAGCAACAAAAGATTATCTGGAGCGATATGTTGAGAAGAAAACTGAAAACACAAAGAAACTCAAGGAAACTCATGAAGATGGGGCTGAAAAAGAGGATGGAAGTGTGCAAGGGGTTGAGAAAAAAGAGTCTCCCAAAGCTTCTGAAGACTTGAAGGACAGTGAAACTGGGGACAAAGAGAATCACGATTATTCCAACTTTGGGATTGTGACTGATGAGGATAGGGAAATGGACCAAGAGGGTTCAAAGAAGCTTAAAAGCATGATTGAAGAGAGGTTAAAGGCCAATCCTCTGCCTCCACCCCCTAGTCAATCAGCTGTTGATGATTCTGGGGTTTCACACTCAGAAGTGCCAGCTAAAAACAGGGATGGAGACTCTGATGTGGATATATTGAGAAATG atGTAGCTGCAGATAAAATTGAGGATGAGACAGCTAGTGATTCCAAAGCAACTAGTGAGCACGAGAGGCCTGAGACGAGCTCACCTGATAGGAGGACATATGATAGAAGAAGTAGAGATAGAGACAGAGAGCGAGATCTAAAACGAGAAAAGGAACGGGAAATTGATAGATACGAAAGGGAAGCTGAGCGAGAACGTGTTAGGAAAGAGAGAGAGCAAAGAAGGAAGATTGAGGATGCTGAGCGTGAGTATGAAAGGTGTCTTAAAGATTGGGAGTATagggaaagagaaaaagagaaagagaggcAGTATGAGAAGGAGAGGGCAAAAGAGAGGGAACGCAAACGGAAGAAAGAAATTCTttatgatgaagaagatgaagatgatgattcaCGGAAAAGATGGCGTAGGAGTGTGTTAGAagacaagaaaaggaaaaggcTAAGAGAAAAGGAGGATGATTTCATGGACAAAATtaaggaagaggaagaaattgCTGAGGCTAAGAAGAGGGCTGAGGAGGAACAGCTGCAGCAGCACCAAAGAGATGCATTGAAGCTTTTGTCTGGGCATGAAGTAAATGGAACTAAAAAACCTGCATTGGCTGAAGAATATGGTGTTGAAACCAAATATAAAACTGCTGTTGAGCAGGATTATGTGGGTGATTCCATTAATGAAAAGCATTTAGCAG GTGATGAAGTTTTACAAAATGGTACTGGTGAAGAATCAATGAATGCATCTGTTTCTGCATTGGATATGCGGCAGAGCAGTAATACCCTGGCAAGAAAGTTAGGTTTTGGTCTCGTTGGCTCTGGCAAACGAGCTGCTGTCCCTTCTGTCTTCCATGAAGAGGAGGATGATGATGCacagaaggagaagaagatgagacCCCTGGTTCCCATTGATTACTCCACTGAGGAGCTGCAGGCAGCCCAACCTATTGTTTCCGGAGCAAACCAGCCAAATTTGGCAGCGGCGGCAGAATTTGCAAAGCACATTTCAAATGTTAATTCCAAAGAAGAGAAGCTTGATTCTGAAAGAGAAAGAAGCAGGCGTTCTCATGATAGGTCAGGCCAGCGTGAGAAGGACCGGAGTGGTGAGGATAATTGGCGCACAAGGGATGAGAACAAAGGTAAGATTTTTGATCGTGATAGAGATCGGGAGCATGGGTTAGATAAGGTGAAGACACCAGATAACAAAAAACTTTTAGATGCTAAACAATTGATCGATATGATTCCAAAGACAAAAGAGGAGTTGTTTTCGCATGAGATAAATTGGGCTGTTTATGACGAG CATGAGCTGCACGAGAGAATGAGGCCGTGGATTTCAAAGAAGATAACGGAGTTTTTGGGAGAAGAAGAAACCACTCTGGTAGACTATATTGTATCCAGTACTCAAGAACATGTGAAGGCTTCTCAAATGCTAGAGTTACTGCAAACTATTTTAGATGATGAAGCTGAAATGTTTGTGCTCAAGATGTGGAGGATGCTTATCTTTGAAATTAAGAAGGTAGAGACAGGTCTAGCGGTGAGGTCAAGATCTTGA